From Candidatus Bathyarchaeota archaeon, a single genomic window includes:
- a CDS encoding 50S ribosomal protein L40e — protein sequence MPVTDLQKKAIAQRHRLHMKICRKCGARNAPTAVKCRKCRSKNLRWKRRELVR from the coding sequence TTGCCTGTAACTGATTTACAGAAGAAAGCTATTGCTCAACGTCATAGGCTTCACATGAAGATTTGTCGAAAATGCGGCGCGCGTAACGCACCTACAGCTGTTAAATGCAGAAAATGTAGAAGTAAAAATTTACGCTGGAAGAGGCGGGAACTGGTCCGCTAA
- a CDS encoding DUF438 domain-containing protein — MVDKEELNNPKAKTTSKELIRDLIKQIREGKNPEEVKTKFRSILRNVGPTEIAKLEQELVNEGMPREEIRKLCSVHLAIFRESLNKQTVEVPTDHPIHVFMEEHKIILQHLEELKNIIQKVSDAESFEEVDREMHKLKHIAEHLMEVEKHNVREENVLFPYLQKHGITEPPAIMWAEHNELKEKKKQLLELMRVLGTLSFQDFKKQLADTGSYITDELSNHIYKENHILYPVAQRTIKAEEWKDIREQCDELGYCCFTPKYEKVGEEEVKKEELKSTLEKGAINFETGSLTKEEIEAVLNALPVDISFVDAEDTVRYFNKAEGRVFPRTKAVIGRKVQQCHPPKSVHIVSQVLDDLKKSRRKSADFWIELNQRKIYIRYFPVRNQNGEYVGCVEVTQDITDIQNIKGERRLLNETQSK; from the coding sequence ATGGTAGACAAAGAAGAGTTAAATAATCCCAAAGCAAAAACAACCTCCAAAGAACTGATCAGAGATTTAATCAAACAGATACGTGAAGGAAAGAACCCTGAAGAAGTTAAGACAAAATTCAGGAGTATCCTAAGAAACGTTGGCCCAACAGAAATAGCAAAGCTAGAGCAAGAACTTGTAAATGAAGGAATGCCTAGAGAAGAAATACGCAAACTTTGCAGCGTACACCTAGCGATTTTCAGAGAATCCCTCAACAAACAAACAGTTGAGGTTCCAACGGATCATCCGATCCACGTTTTTATGGAAGAGCACAAAATAATTCTCCAGCACCTAGAAGAACTTAAGAACATCATTCAAAAAGTCAGCGATGCGGAGAGTTTTGAGGAAGTTGACCGAGAAATGCACAAGTTGAAACACATTGCTGAACACCTCATGGAGGTGGAAAAACACAACGTAAGAGAAGAGAACGTTCTCTTTCCTTACCTTCAAAAACATGGCATAACTGAGCCACCGGCAATAATGTGGGCTGAACACAACGAGTTGAAGGAGAAGAAGAAGCAACTTCTTGAATTAATGAGAGTACTTGGCACACTCAGTTTTCAGGATTTCAAAAAGCAGTTAGCAGACACTGGAAGCTACATCACCGACGAACTGTCAAATCACATCTACAAGGAAAACCATATTCTTTACCCCGTTGCTCAGCGAACAATAAAAGCTGAAGAGTGGAAAGATATAAGAGAGCAATGTGATGAACTTGGTTATTGTTGTTTTACGCCTAAATATGAGAAAGTTGGTGAAGAAGAAGTGAAAAAAGAAGAGCTAAAGTCGACACTAGAAAAAGGAGCTATTAATTTTGAAACTGGAAGCTTGACAAAAGAGGAGATAGAAGCGGTGCTTAACGCCTTACCTGTAGACATAAGTTTTGTAGATGCAGAGGACACTGTTCGTTACTTCAATAAAGCTGAAGGGCGAGTTTTCCCCCGAACAAAAGCAGTAATTGGCCGCAAGGTTCAACAATGCCACCCTCCAAAAAGCGTCCACATAGTCAGCCAAGTACTGGACGACCTAAAGAAAAGTAGAAGGAAATCGGCGGACTTCTGGATAGAATTGAATCAGAGAAAAATCTACATACGATATTTTCCTGTGCGAAACCAAAATGGCGAATATGTGGGATGCGTCGAAGTAACTCAGGACATTACAGATATTCAAAACATTAAAGGTGAAAGAAGGCTGTTGAACGAAACACAGTCTAAATAA
- the sucD gene encoding succinate--CoA ligase subunit alpha: protein MGIIVGKDTRAVVQGITGTQGSFHTRLMLDYGTKIVAGVTPGKGGVKVLGVPVYDTVKEAVLRHDANASIIFVPAPFAAEAALEAMDANIKAVIIITEHIPIRDSIQIMAYAKQQGVTVIGPNTPGVITPGECKLGIMPAHIFKHGVVGIASRSGTLTYEIAAELTKHSLGQSTCFGLGGDPIVGLSFVDALKMFEGDRQTKAVVLIGEIGGNAEEQAAEYVATMKYPKRVVAFVAGRTAPSGKRMGHAGAIVMGKAGTAAGKIEAFRAAGVKVAARPSDIAEFLAGTV, encoded by the coding sequence ATGGGAATTATTGTTGGGAAAGATACGAGAGCTGTTGTGCAGGGCATTACTGGTACGCAAGGCAGTTTTCACACCCGCTTAATGCTAGACTATGGAACCAAGATTGTTGCAGGAGTAACCCCCGGCAAAGGTGGAGTAAAAGTCCTCGGCGTTCCAGTTTACGACACCGTTAAGGAAGCTGTTCTGCGGCATGACGCAAATGCATCCATAATTTTTGTTCCCGCACCCTTTGCGGCAGAAGCGGCACTAGAAGCTATGGATGCTAACATAAAGGCTGTAATAATAATCACGGAGCACATTCCCATAAGAGACTCCATCCAGATCATGGCTTACGCAAAACAACAAGGCGTAACCGTTATTGGCCCTAACACTCCTGGCGTTATCACCCCCGGTGAATGTAAACTGGGAATAATGCCTGCCCACATTTTCAAGCATGGTGTTGTGGGTATTGCTTCTCGAAGTGGAACCTTGACCTACGAGATTGCGGCTGAACTGACAAAGCATAGTTTGGGGCAGTCCACTTGCTTCGGGTTAGGAGGCGACCCAATTGTGGGTTTGAGTTTTGTGGATGCGTTAAAAATGTTTGAGGGAGACCGTCAGACAAAGGCTGTAGTTTTAATAGGTGAGATTGGTGGTAATGCTGAGGAGCAAGCGGCAGAGTATGTTGCTACGATGAAGTATCCGAAGCGTGTAGTGGCGTTTGTTGCTGGACGTACGGCACCTTCGGGGAAACGTATGGGACATGCGGGCGCCATTGTTATGGGTAAGGCGGGGACTGCGGCAGGCAAGATTGAAGCGTTTAGGGCTGCTGGAGTAAAGGTTGCTGCAAGACCGAGTGACATTGCGGAGTTTTTAGCTGGGACGGTGTGA
- the sucC gene encoding ADP-forming succinate--CoA ligase subunit beta, which produces MKLFEHEAKTILAKYEIPIPRGELATSPTQAKEAASQLNAPYAVKAQVLVAGRGKAGGIQFANTLEELEGIAARILSMEINGLNVRSVWIEEKVKVKKEVYFGITIDRSRCCYVAVASTAGGVDIEEVAAKTPEKIIKMFIDPVLGFRSYHARQMAGKMGYSGKSMLKLATIFQKLYKVTMEYDAELIEMNPIVEAIDGQFVAADARIIIDDNALFRHPQYKARLLSEDKTELTPEEIDARKAGLAYVKLNGNIGIMGNGAGLVMATLDAVQLYGGKPANFLDVGGGASEEQIVKALNILLVDPQASIVFINILGGITRCDDVARGILGAKKKADFIKPIVIRLVGTNEEEGRRILVEAGIHVLDSMEEAAKKAVEMSKGA; this is translated from the coding sequence ATGAAACTCTTTGAGCATGAAGCAAAAACAATTCTAGCAAAATATGAAATTCCTATCCCGCGTGGTGAATTAGCCACCTCTCCAACCCAAGCAAAGGAAGCTGCTTCTCAGCTAAATGCTCCTTATGCTGTCAAAGCTCAAGTGCTTGTTGCTGGGAGAGGCAAAGCCGGCGGAATCCAGTTTGCCAACACGTTGGAAGAACTTGAGGGGATTGCTGCGAGAATTTTAAGCATGGAAATAAATGGTCTAAATGTTAGAAGCGTCTGGATAGAGGAAAAAGTAAAAGTGAAAAAGGAGGTTTACTTCGGTATCACAATCGACCGCTCTCGATGCTGCTATGTGGCCGTCGCATCTACTGCAGGGGGGGTGGACATAGAAGAGGTCGCAGCCAAGACACCTGAAAAGATAATCAAAATGTTTATTGACCCAGTTCTAGGCTTTCGAAGTTATCATGCCCGGCAGATGGCAGGCAAGATGGGGTACTCGGGAAAATCAATGTTAAAGCTTGCAACGATATTTCAAAAACTTTACAAGGTTACCATGGAGTATGACGCTGAACTAATTGAAATGAACCCCATAGTTGAAGCCATTGATGGACAGTTTGTTGCAGCGGACGCTCGAATTATAATCGACGATAACGCTCTTTTCCGTCATCCTCAATATAAGGCTCGGTTGCTTTCAGAAGACAAGACTGAACTGACGCCTGAAGAAATAGATGCTCGAAAAGCAGGTTTGGCTTATGTGAAGCTGAATGGCAATATTGGCATAATGGGAAATGGAGCAGGCTTAGTGATGGCTACCCTAGACGCCGTGCAGCTTTACGGCGGCAAACCCGCTAACTTCCTTGATGTTGGCGGAGGTGCTTCTGAAGAGCAAATAGTGAAGGCTCTCAACATTCTCTTAGTAGATCCCCAAGCATCTATAGTTTTCATTAACATTTTGGGGGGCATCACCCGTTGCGACGACGTTGCTAGAGGAATCTTGGGGGCAAAGAAGAAAGCCGACTTCATAAAACCTATAGTGATACGGTTGGTGGGCACAAATGAGGAAGAAGGTCGCCGCATACTAGTAGAAGCTGGAATTCATGTTCTAGATAGTATGGAGGAAGCCGCGAAAAAAGCAGTGGAAATGTCCAAGGGAGCGTGA